The genomic DNA ATACATCAGTACGTCGAGCCTCGAGATTTCATCTTCTGAACACTTACATTCCAACATCGACGGCGATGAAGGAGAACCGCTCCCGTTGAAAATCGATATTCTTCCAAAACATCTTGATATTTACGTCCCATAACACAAAGTTTACCTAAAATAATTAGCTCACCCAGAGTGAATCTGGGTGAGCTTTTTTTACGATTAATAGGTTGTCAGTCGGAGGAATTTCTGAACTGCATAAACCGCGCGCTGTACGTATGTGAGGGTATCTTCATATTTGCCGTACTCAACGGTATACTCCCCTCCGTCGTTGTTCCACAGCCGTTCGAAGTAAGCATCCACATCCTTCATGACTTTGGAATCGTTCGGTCCCTGGATTTGAAGGTCGGCTTCAAGATTGAACGCTTCAAGATTTCGTTTCGTGTAATTGGCTGACCCGGCAATGATCGTCGATTCCTTTTTCCCTTTTATATACATCATTTTCGTATGGTACTGCTGGATGGTCGTGTTGTACCAGCGAATGTCGATGGCTCCCTTAGAGTCCTCCACCATTTCCATCGCGACTGGAATGTTTGGTAGACCGGTTTTTTTATTCCCGAATGCTGTCTGGTTCGGGTCGAGGATGATTTTTACATCGACACCTCGTTTTGCAGCTTTTATAAGCGGTTCGATGACAGATCGGTCGGCGATATAGAACATCCCGAGGCGGATTTTCTGGTCAGGCTTTGTTTTTTCAATCGCTTCGACGATATGTTTGTGCGCTTTTCCTTCCGTAAAATATTGCACTTTGTATTGCCCTTTTTCTGGTGCCGCATCCTTTTTCGGTTCGTATGTCGGCATTTGAACCCCTTTTTCCGAAATGGCCAAAACCGCTTGCTCGGCATCAAGGATCTCTTGAATGATCGGCCCTTCCACCTCGAAGGCGACATTGCCATGAAAACCGGATGCATCATGAGGATTGGCAGAGCTTACGAGCGCTGTTTTATCTGTAGCGACAATTTTACGATGATTCGCCTTAACGTTTAAAAGCTTCAGGTAAGAGCGGGCGGTCAGCTCAGGTGCTTCACTGGCGAAAGGATTCATAATCCACCCGTCACCCTCCTGGCCGAACCATTGGAAAAACATCCGCCAAATCCCTGAGTAAAGTGGTGTCGGGTCTCGCAGACGGTTGAGATTTGTATAGACTACCTCTACCCCATTCTCCTCAAGCCTTGATAAAAGCTTGGAAGGGTATGAATTATAGCCCGTGTTGATTTCATCTGAAATGAAGATAATTTTGATATCGGGATTTTGCTTTTTCTTTTTGATGATTGTATCCTCCAGGTTCTCACTAATCGGAGGGAAATCGATCTTGCGGTCATAGTAGCCATTGAACATGAACATATCAATGACAATGAACTCTTCAGCATCCATGATGATTTCATTGATCCGCTCGAAGATGTTCAGCTCTTTCTTCAGCTCTCCATCCTTCTGATATGTAAGATCATGATAAAACTGGACATCATCCATCCTGTAAACTTCACTTTCGTACGAAATGCCTGCTGGAAGTGACTTATATGTGTGATAGACCATAGTAGAAATGTAGATGATGACCAGCGACCAAATGATGATGTGTTTGTAATGTTTCTTCTTTATATTCAATTTCGCCAATGTCTGACCCCCTCAACTTTCTGATCGAACAATTACACTCGTCCACTCTCCCTATTCATTCCCCAAAACCACCCGCCTGACACCTGGTGCGCGGTCGCCAGGTGTCAGGCACTTTCACGGAAGCTAACTGGCGCAACGGTTCTGAGTTGGTGTCAGGCACTTCCAACAGATCTTACTCCTGCAAGGGTTCTGAGTTGGTGTCTGACACTTCAAATGAAGCCGCTCCATGTAAGGATTTGGAGAAGGTGTCAGGCACCGATCGGGATCCCTTGGTACCATTGACTTCGCGATCGGTGCCTGACACTCCAATGTTTTTGGTATAATATGGGTAGGAGAGGGGGGGCGTGTTTATATGAAAATGTGGAGTGTGGTTGGATTTTTTCTTATGAGTGGTCTTGCGGTTCTGCTTTTTCTGAAGGGTGTGGATCTGAAGAATACGATTGTTGACGGAGATGGGATCGGTATCCATTTCCTCATGTTCGAGGTGAATGATCGGGTTCCGACGAGCGAAATCCCTTATTACACAAAGTCATTTTTCACAGCTAGCGGGATTACAGCCGTTTTCGCTATAGCAGCTTTGGCTCTACCATTCTTTACTTCTAAACGTTCATCACAGAGCGCATAACCCAACATAAAAAAACTCGCCTGGCGTCATTGCCAGGCGAGTTTTTCTTCTTATAGCTCTTCAATCATTTCTTCAATTTCTTCTTCCATTTGTTCCGCAAATGTTGGTTCGATGTGTTTGCCGTTCTTTTTATTGATCCAGGCTTGGAGCTTCTCAAGTTTTTTCTCACGATTGTTTGTTTTTTCCTCACTATGAATCGAATCGATTTTCGCACGTATGGATTGAGCGGTACCGTGGTTTTTGAATAAACCAGCCTCTTCCGCTTCGTCAATCATTTCATGGAGCTCCTCGATGTCTTCTTCAAACGCCTCTTCTTTATCCTCTGGTTCGCCGAAGTAGAACGTTTGGATGTCTTCTTTGTTGAAGTTTTGATCAACGGAACGGATATCAAGCTGGTAACGCTCGTCATTGTCATAGTCTTCCTCGGTGAACGTCAGCGTGTCACCTTCAAGCGTCATCCACTCTCCGTTGTTAATGCGGTATTCTGTTTTTAGAACACCGACTCCTTCACCGTCTGTCACCTCAACCATGTAACGTACCGTATCTTCTTCGTCAACGGAACTGACTACATCGGTCACTGGAGCAAGGTAGTCGCTGCTGATCCGTCCATCCGGGTACATTTCAACTGGACCACCGAAGCTCTTGATGAAGTTGATCGTCCCGTCCAAATCAGTCGGTCCTTGAACTGGATTTTCACCCAATTCATAAAGGCGGTACTTGTCTCTACCATGTGGATACATATAACTGTTCACGACGACCGTGTACGTCGCTTCAGGCTCTACCATTGTTCCATCAGGTAGGTATAAGTTCACAACCTCGGTCGTCTCTTCATTCCAAGTGTAACGGAAGCCGGCAATGCTCATTTCCGGTCCATATTCCGGATTGAGCTGCGTGTTCACCACTTGCCGAAGGTCATCTCCTGTCAGCTCAATCTTCACCAACGTGTTTCCGAACGGCTGAATGTTGTACAGCTCACCCCAAGTAATCTCACCTGCATCAAGGTCATCACGGATTCCGCCTCCGTTCATCAACGCGAAGTCTGCGTTCATTTCCGCCCGCATGCCTTCTGCAATAAGGTTTCCGAGTGCATTATCACCGACAAGACCTTTATCGGTATACCCGCCTTCAATCGCGAACGCTGCTTCTCCGATAACCTCGTTCAGCTTCGGTCCGACGATTTCTAAATACTCATCCAACTTTGCTGTGATTTCAGCATCTGGTGAAATTCCGTTATGCACAACATCCACGATTTCTGCGGATTTTTTTACGATATCGTTCGTGACTGGATCGATTTCGAGATCCACATCGGAAAAGGCCATGCCGTATTCCCAAGCCTGAACGATCAGCTTGTTGTCGACCACCGCATTCACTTTCATATGATTATGCCCGGCAAAAATCACATCTACTGCATCGTTGATTTTGTTCGCCAAATCTGCCGCCTCGCCTGTTGCAACCCCATCCTTCATACTCACTGGTTCGTGAGCAAGAACCACGATCGCTTCAACACCTTGTGCTTGAAGCTCAGGTACGAAACGGTTCACTGCTTCCGCTTCATCCGTAAAACCAACGTCCTTGATGCCATCCGGAATGACCATGCTCGGCGTATCCTCTGTGACGACACCGATGAAACCAATCTTCGTTCCGCCAATTTCAAAAATTTTATACGGCTCAAGCAGCAATTCACCGCTATCCTTGTATTCAACGTTCGCGGCTAGCAATGGATAGTCCATTCCATCATAGTCTGCGAGCCCGTTCGGATGCTTCTCGCCGTTAATAAGACGGAGAAGTTCATCAACACCTTCATCGAACTCATGATTTCCTACTACACCGACATCAAAGCCAACATCCTCCATCAGCTCGACCGTCGGTTCATCCTGTAAAAGTGCTGATACAGGTGAGCTTGCGCCAATCATATCACCAGCGTGGACAGTCAGCGTGTTCGGATTCGTCGCCTCGCGCTGCTTCAAGTGCGCCGCAAGGTAATCGATACGACCATACTCCTCGCCACCAGAGCGCTTCGTGACATCAATTTTACCGTGAAGGTCGTTCAATCCGAGCAATTGGACCTTGATGTTTCCGTTAGCTGGGCTGTCGTTTTTCACATAACCTGCGTCCATTGCTTCTTGCTCTGTAAAGAAGAACACACGATCCTCAACAGGAATCTCTTCCCATCTTTCAGGCGAAACGTATTCCTTTGTAAAATAGTTGCCGACAAACTTATCCGGTCCGCCTCTTAAATTGAAACGGAATTCATAAGGCAATTCAGCAATCGGATCCGCTGGATTCCACATGCCACGGCCGTTTTCGATCGCTTCCTTCGCTGCGGTATTGTAATGCTCGAAATGCTTCATGTTCGGATAAATAAAATACGGTACCGCACGACCTAAACGGACCATCTCCATATTGACGTTCAGCTCTCCTTTTTTCACATGAGCAAGCAAACGTCCGTAGGAATCCGTCGGCTGATCCCCGACTTCTAACGTAATCGCAGTACCTGCTGGAAGAAGACGCTTCAGCTCTTCTGTCGCTGCTTCAGCGTGCGCTCCTTGCGTGTTTCCATTGTAATTCGTTTCCGGTGTATCCATTGAAAGCATACGGATTTTTGTTGTGCCAAGCACAGAATCCTGAATATAGACTGTATCGCCGTCTACGACTCGATCAACAACTGCATCATAAAACTCTTTCGGCTTAGGTGCTGCCGGTTGTGGATCGACAAGCTCGAAATCTGCCAATGAACGTGGCATGAGCTGATAATCGTAATACTGGCCGACCACCGCTGTCACATCGTACCAGTGACCTTCCTTCAGCTGTGACAGATCAATTCCTGTCGCATAATCGACCCGAAGCACGGATCCTTGTAAACTATCATCTATGAACGAGATGTTGTAGCCGCTCCCTGCATTGGAAGTAGGGATCGACTGGATAAACCCGCGCACCTTTACGAGTGATCCTTCAAGTGGTTCAGCCTCGTCATTGTATAGCGTTGCAAGTTCCGTAGCTTGAGCTGGTGGCAATTGGTTGTCGCTGGATAAAATCTCGATCGACCCCGGCTCGATTTCAGTCAAACCTCTATAGATCTTGATCGTTCCCGTGACCCTGATTCTTTGGCCTTCCTCTAAAACTGCTAAATCCTTGTTTCTCGAATAAACGTTGATTCCTGCTGTATCATCCTGTATGTACGCTGATAGATTGTTACCTGTGAAATCTGCTGTTACGACGCCTTCAACAGTGACCGTTTGACCAGTCATCGTTTTCGCTTCTTCAATCGTCGTCGTTGCAGCCTGCGCCAAACCAGCTGGCAGCAATGCTACGACCATTGCAAAAACGAGCATCAAGGTTGTCCATTTTCTTGCAAGTAGATGTTGCATCAGAGTTCCTCCCCATGTATTTTTTAAAAACACTCCAATTTCAACTTTACTAGATTTTCGTTAAGTTCATATGAAAACTTCGTTAATTCTGGAAAAATCGTCCATACTTACTACGAACGTATTATAAAAGCTACTTACTTTTGCGTACCAAATCTTTGAATATATGGGTCCAAAAAGCTAGATTTGTATTTACATTGATTGGACAATCCTGTAAAATAATGTCTACACCCTATAAGATGTCTGACCTTGGAGGATTCGTTTTCATGACTAAATCTAGCTTACTTGATATAAAGGATGAAGTTTATATGCTGCAAAAATTGATGTACGAGCAGAGCAAACAGCTTGATAATTTCTCGGATCCAGCCATTGTGAAAATCAGCCAGCTGCTAGATGAAAAGCTCAACATCATTCAAAAAGCACAAGTTAAAAACTAGTATACATAGGAATACTCATTGCCGTTTATGGGCAATGAGTTTTTTCATTTTTGGGGTGGTGGTCGGTGGAGACGACCCTATCCTACACCAAAAACAGTAAAACTCCGATTTTGGGGCACGACAACGGTTCTTTCGCACCCCAAAATCAGCAAAACTCCGATTTTGGGGCACGATAACGGTTCTTTCGCACCCCAAAATCAGCAAAACTCCGATTTTGGGGCACGATAACGGTTCTTTCGCACCCCAAAATCAGCAAAACTCCGATTTTGGGGCACGATAACGGCTCTTTCGCACCCCAAAATCAGCAAAACTCCGATTTTGGGGCACGATAACGGCTCTTTCGCACCCCAAAATCAGCAATACTCCGATTTTGGGGCACGATAACGACTTTTTCGCACCCCAAAAACAGCGAAACTCCGATTTTGGGGCACGATAACGGCTCTATCCTCACCAAAAACTAGCAAAACTCCAATTTGGGGTCACGATAATGGTTCTATCCTCACCCAAAACTAGCAAAACTCCGATTTGAGGTCACGATAATGGCTCTATCCTCACCCAAAAACAGCAAAACTCAGTTTTGAGGTCACGATAATGGTTCTATCCTCACCCAAAATCAGCGAAACTCAGTTTTGAGGGCACGAAACCAGCTCCTCCTCCCACCGATTTGATGAAAAATGGGCAAGTTCCCTGGTTGTCTTTCATAAAATGAGAGTAGACAAGGGGGAATGCAGCTTGGAAAACGTCACAGTCATTGTCATTGGCATCATCGGCTTCATCACGCTCTTCGGTTTCATCGGAACGATTCAAGCCCGCCTCAAGTTGATGGATTGGCTGAAGGAGCTTTCTCATATTGATGCAGCTAGCCTGCAAGCTGGGCGAAGTTCGAAGTGGATGAACGACGCGATTGAGGAGTATCGCACCTTTCATCTTTCAGGTGTTGCGAACGTCAACAGTCCCGTTCTCGTGGAAAAACACTTGATGAAACAGCCGATCCGGGTGCTCGGCATTTTTCAGGTACCGACAGGGAACATCATCCGTCTCATCCACGGCCTCCCTTCGCTCGCGATCATCGTCGGGGTTCTCGGGACATTCGTCGGGCTAACGATGGCGATTATGGCCATGCAGGATACACTCGTTGGCATCGGCAATCAGCCTGGTGGTGCGAACCTGTCCGTTACAGAAATCGTTACCGCTATCTCTGAGCCGTTCAAAGGCATGAGTATCGCTTTTGTCACGAGTATCGCCGGAATCGGGAGCTCGCTTTGCCTCTCGCTCATCCAATCGGGTTTTTTAACAGGAGGAACGTCGCTCGGTTATTTGCAGGATCGGGTCATCACTGAAGCAGAGGATGTTCTTGATCACGTCGTTCAGGAGCAGCTGCAAAACGAGAAGCCGAAGGACTCTCTAGAGCGTTTACTCGACCGGCTCGTCACCAAAGTTCAGGAAAGCTTCCAGCAAAGCATCGGGGATTTCGGAGAAAAAATGGTCGGCTTCACCGCTGGTCTTGAGGAAGCGATGGAGGATGTGAAAGGAATTTTATCGGCACAACGCGATCATACCGAGCAGTTCAAACAAAGCTCGGATGTGCTCGTCATGTTCGGCGATCGTTTTTCCGATACGATCACAAAGCTGGAGTCCGTCCAGCACTCTGTTGATAAGGGACTTACAAAGCTAGGCGAACACGTTTCTGGCTTCGAAAAACAATACAAACGGACGAGTGAGCAGCTCGATCAGGGGCAAAAGCGGATGGAGCACGTGATGAAGCATTCGGACCGTTTAATTGAGGAATCGCAAAAGAAAACCGAGGAGCTCGGCCGCGCGTTAGTTGGCGGGGTTGAATCGGTGCTCTCAAAATATGAAACGAAGCAAGAGGATTTTGAAAGGCGGATGGCGCAGCAAAACGATGAATGGTTTTACCGGTATCAGGATAAGACCGAACAGTACGGCCGGGCGAACGATTCGTTTGCCGCCTCGGTCCAGCACCTCGAAAAAGCGTGGTACTCCACAATCGAGCAGTTCAAGCGGGATTTTATCGACCAGCTGAGCCATATGTTCGAACGAGAACGCCAGTCACGACACGACAACGGTCGCGATCAGGAAATGCGCGAGCTGATCCGTGCGCTTGATTCGGTTTACCAAAACCTTTCGCGTGAGTTTAAGCAGACGCATCAATACTTTGGGGATGTGTATCATGTGCTTCAGCGTTTGTTGGATGCGACGGTCCAATCCGCGAACGCGCGCTATGACCGAGATCCTTACGACCAGCCACGTCGGATTACGATTCATGACTCGAATCAACGGTGACTCCGATGCGTAGAAGAAGATGGAACCAAGAAGAGGAAGGTGTCAAAGGATACTTCTGGCCGTCATTCACCGATATGATGGCGATGATGGTGCTCGTCATGCTGTTCATCGCGATTATCGCCTACATCCAAAGCATCTACAACGCCTATGAACAAACAGAGGTCCGGCACGAACTGGCAAAGGTGGCGGATGTGAAACAGCACATTTCAGACTTGATTGAAAAACGACTCGAGGAAAACGTCGGGAAGGATAAAATCATCCGCGGACCGAACAATACGATTTCAGTCGAAGGAAACATTCTGTTTGATACAGGCAGTGCTGAAATCAGTCCGTCTGGTAAAAAGGTGCTCGCACAGCTTGCCGATGCACTCGTGCAAATCATCGACGAGCAGGAGCTGAGCCGCTATCTCTACATCATCTTAATCGAGGGACATACCGATTCCGTCCCGTATGACAACTGGACTCTTTCGACCGAGCGCGCCGTATCCGTCGTCAAGTACATGCAGGAGGTCAATCCAAAGTTCAAGCAACCAAAATACGCCCAGTATGTAGCCGCGACAGGATATTCCGAATACAAGCCGATTGCAGAAGGAGCAACCAAGGAATCACTACAGAAGAACCGTCGGATCTCCTTCCAAATCATCCTTGACGATGAAAAATGGCAAAAAAAGCTGAAGGGGATTGTTAATGAGTATTAAAAAAGGCTGTTTTTCGTAAAGATTGTTGCTATTGAATAAAAACAAATGGCGTACCCAATGAATCATTGGAGTACGCCAATTTTTATTTATTTCGATATGTGCTTGTTTCAAAAAGCCCCCGTTTGTGGAATAAGGAAAAAGTTAAATTTTATCATCACTGTGCCACTTATCATCGCCCATAATCCTATCAATGATGTGATTATCTCCCCAAACCGCCGCCACTTCTAATCCTTCACATTCCGATTTTGTTGCACTTCGAGTTTCCCCTTTATGGTATATGGAATATTCACCTGAAATACTATCAATGATACAAGAAGGAGGAGGATATGCTTCATCATCACTTTTAAAAGGACGATTTCCAACAACTGCCCAATCTCCTGATTTTAGTACATAATCATATACACCAACAATAAATTGATACTCCTCGACCTTTGGAATGTCTTCAATATTATCTCCAATATAATTATAAATTCCTATGCCAGCATCTTTAAATATTCTACCGAAAGCATATTTGCCATTTGGCAAAGGTATCGCATATACATCTCCAATTTTAATTCGTTTACGTTTCTTTCTTGTCAATAAAATTACCACATTCTTAGAACATATTGATAATAAGTTCTACGCTTGCCCCAACAAATTCAACTCTTAAAGGTAATGTGTTTTCTTCGTAGCCTAAAGGAAAATCAGAAGAATATTAGATATCTAAGAAATTCTTCTTTTAGCTTTATAAATTGAGGTATTAGTTTTGAACACTTTTGCAGTCAAAATAAAAGTCTTAATACAAATTATTGCGAACCTAATCCAGACATAAATAATTAGTGCAATTACGGAATAGTACAATATCTTTCCCATTAAAGTTTCTAATGGAATAAAGGATGACACAACTCCTAACAATCCAAAAGCTAAAAACCAACCAAATCCTTTTCCAAGTAACTTATATCTCTGCTCGTTTAAATCTTTTTTTTTAGCTATTAACTCATTCATATTAACAACCCTTTTTTATAAATTGTGGAGTCAATTGATCTATACAAAACTTTAGAAATGCCCCCTTTACTTGAATACGTCCTCATTTATGTGAACAGAAGCATATTTGGATTTGGGTTTATTAAATAAAGCAACCTCGTAATTTGATAACCACTTCAATTCCCCTAGAAAATAACTGAAGATAATCTCATCTGGTTTAGTTGATGACACCAGCTTGTTTACTATTTCTTGTCCGTACTTATCCTTGACCACCAAGTAAATTTCACACGAATAAAGATCGTGATTAATTTTTACTTCAGCTTTATAATTGCGATTCGGACTACTTTTTGGTTTTTTCCAAACATATTCATTTTGGTAATTTGCCTCTTTCACACAGAGGTAAGCAGCATCAAATGGTGCACTCTCCCAGTTATTTAATTTAACCACTTTATTGATGCCTTGCTTCAAAATATCCAATACTACTTCTTTTTTCTCTTGGTCGTCTAGCTTAAAAAAGTTATTCGTATCATAATTAATCTCTACATGACAAAAACCATCAACAATTGTTAAAGTAGGCTTTGGGGAGTCATTAACACAAAAGACATTGATTTGCTTAATATATTCTGTATAAAATTCATTGAAACACTCTTCGTAAAGGGCAGTAATACATCTTGATTGGAATGAAAGATTCTTTTCAACATCGGCAATACCTTCGTCTTTTTCCGAATATAAAAGGAAATGTTTCAATTTCATATTTAATCACCTAAATTAGTGTTCTACTTCCATCAGTCTTCTCCTTCTTCAACTACTCTGCACAATATTAATATTAAGCAAAAAAGAGGCGTTACCATTCCCAGTTCAACGCCCCCCTATTGTAGACCCGTTAGTTCAACAAGACTAAACTATTCTTTAAGCTTCTTCTAATTCTTTAAATAAGTCATAAGGTTCTACTTCTAACCCAATTAACTTCGCATTCCAGTTAACCCCAACTAACAAACCATCTTCTTTCATTCCGTATAACCAACTATTCATAAACTCTTCTAAAGGTAAAGATGTTGTTTTGTAATGCGACCATTCTTCAACTGCACATTGCCTTGCATATGCTTCATCTGACCAAAAAAGCATAACCTCTGTATCTTCATATTCATTCGATTCACACACACACCATCCCTCTTCACTCTTTAATCCCCAAACCGTCTTACTTTCTGACACTCTTCTTATAAAGTTTTCATATCGCCTTTTAGAATTTATAGTCAAGTCAAACTCCATCACTAATCTCCTTTTCACATTAGAAACATCAAATAATTCTGCACTGTAAACATTAATCCCTTGTTCAACTAAACTGCTAGTTTGTTGAATAAGTAATTGTGAAAAATTGATAAAAATGGAATTAGTAATTTCTTAGCATATCCCCAGTGACAGCCTTGGAATTCTGACAAGCAGATATAAGCAATTGTTCAATTTGGTTTTCATATGACATTTTCTTTCCTATTTCTAACCAACTAAACAAGTAAGGGTACTGAATAAGATACTTTGTTACGACATCCTTC from Pseudalkalibacillus sp. SCS-8 includes the following:
- a CDS encoding phospholipase D family protein — its product is MAKLNIKKKHYKHIIIWSLVIIYISTMVYHTYKSLPAGISYESEVYRMDDVQFYHDLTYQKDGELKKELNIFERINEIIMDAEEFIVIDMFMFNGYYDRKIDFPPISENLEDTIIKKKKQNPDIKIIFISDEINTGYNSYPSKLLSRLEENGVEVVYTNLNRLRDPTPLYSGIWRMFFQWFGQEGDGWIMNPFASEAPELTARSYLKLLNVKANHRKIVATDKTALVSSANPHDASGFHGNVAFEVEGPIIQEILDAEQAVLAISEKGVQMPTYEPKKDAAPEKGQYKVQYFTEGKAHKHIVEAIEKTKPDQKIRLGMFYIADRSVIEPLIKAAKRGVDVKIILDPNQTAFGNKKTGLPNIPVAMEMVEDSKGAIDIRWYNTTIQQYHTKMMYIKGKKESTIIAGSANYTKRNLEAFNLEADLQIQGPNDSKVMKDVDAYFERLWNNDGGEYTVEYGKYEDTLTYVQRAVYAVQKFLRLTTY
- a CDS encoding 5'-nucleotidase C-terminal domain-containing protein yields the protein MQHLLARKWTTLMLVFAMVVALLPAGLAQAATTTIEEAKTMTGQTVTVEGVVTADFTGNNLSAYIQDDTAGINVYSRNKDLAVLEEGQRIRVTGTIKIYRGLTEIEPGSIEILSSDNQLPPAQATELATLYNDEAEPLEGSLVKVRGFIQSIPTSNAGSGYNISFIDDSLQGSVLRVDYATGIDLSQLKEGHWYDVTAVVGQYYDYQLMPRSLADFELVDPQPAAPKPKEFYDAVVDRVVDGDTVYIQDSVLGTTKIRMLSMDTPETNYNGNTQGAHAEAATEELKRLLPAGTAITLEVGDQPTDSYGRLLAHVKKGELNVNMEMVRLGRAVPYFIYPNMKHFEHYNTAAKEAIENGRGMWNPADPIAELPYEFRFNLRGGPDKFVGNYFTKEYVSPERWEEIPVEDRVFFFTEQEAMDAGYVKNDSPANGNIKVQLLGLNDLHGKIDVTKRSGGEEYGRIDYLAAHLKQREATNPNTLTVHAGDMIGASSPVSALLQDEPTVELMEDVGFDVGVVGNHEFDEGVDELLRLINGEKHPNGLADYDGMDYPLLAANVEYKDSGELLLEPYKIFEIGGTKIGFIGVVTEDTPSMVIPDGIKDVGFTDEAEAVNRFVPELQAQGVEAIVVLAHEPVSMKDGVATGEAADLANKINDAVDVIFAGHNHMKVNAVVDNKLIVQAWEYGMAFSDVDLEIDPVTNDIVKKSAEIVDVVHNGISPDAEITAKLDEYLEIVGPKLNEVIGEAAFAIEGGYTDKGLVGDNALGNLIAEGMRAEMNADFALMNGGGIRDDLDAGEITWGELYNIQPFGNTLVKIELTGDDLRQVVNTQLNPEYGPEMSIAGFRYTWNEETTEVVNLYLPDGTMVEPEATYTVVVNSYMYPHGRDKYRLYELGENPVQGPTDLDGTINFIKSFGGPVEMYPDGRISSDYLAPVTDVVSSVDEEDTVRYMVEVTDGEGVGVLKTEYRINNGEWMTLEGDTLTFTEEDYDNDERYQLDIRSVDQNFNKEDIQTFYFGEPEDKEEAFEEDIEELHEMIDEAEEAGLFKNHGTAQSIRAKIDSIHSEEKTNNREKKLEKLQAWINKKNGKHIEPTFAEQMEEEIEEMIEEL
- a CDS encoding Spo0E family sporulation regulatory protein-aspartic acid phosphatase, producing MTKSSLLDIKDEVYMLQKLMYEQSKQLDNFSDPAIVKISQLLDEKLNIIQKAQVKN
- a CDS encoding flagellar motor protein MotB, coding for MRRRRWNQEEEGVKGYFWPSFTDMMAMMVLVMLFIAIIAYIQSIYNAYEQTEVRHELAKVADVKQHISDLIEKRLEENVGKDKIIRGPNNTISVEGNILFDTGSAEISPSGKKVLAQLADALVQIIDEQELSRYLYIILIEGHTDSVPYDNWTLSTERAVSVVKYMQEVNPKFKQPKYAQYVAATGYSEYKPIAEGATKESLQKNRRISFQIILDDEKWQKKLKGIVNEY
- a CDS encoding Imm26 family immunity protein — its product is MTRKKRKRIKIGDVYAIPLPNGKYAFGRIFKDAGIGIYNYIGDNIEDIPKVEEYQFIVGVYDYVLKSGDWAVVGNRPFKSDDEAYPPPSCIIDSISGEYSIYHKGETRSATKSECEGLEVAAVWGDNHIIDRIMGDDKWHSDDKI
- a CDS encoding DUF2750 domain-containing protein translates to MEFDLTINSKRRYENFIRRVSESKTVWGLKSEEGWCVCESNEYEDTEVMLFWSDEAYARQCAVEEWSHYKTTSLPLEEFMNSWLYGMKEDGLLVGVNWNAKLIGLEVEPYDLFKELEEA